Proteins from a genomic interval of Kitasatospora kifunensis:
- a CDS encoding molybdopterin-dependent oxidoreductase — MSFSVTVNEQPFEDDPRPGQCLRTYLRERGWFGVKKGCDAGDCGACTVQVDGEPVHSCLYPAVRAEGRSVTTVEGLAKDGELHPMQQRFLDAQGFQCGFCTAGFLMTSSALTDDQLEDLPRSLKGNLCRCTGYRAIEDAIRGVTHTELPCAGQAVGRNLGAPAGPQVVTGTARYTFDLEVEGLLHLKLLRSPHPHARIVSIDTSAALRVPGVHAVLTHHDAPDRHYSSARHEHPTEDPDDTRVLDDVVRFVGQRVAAVVADSEGAAEEGCRRIVVEYRQLPYVIDPELAMAPGAPVLHPKGPEARIARPEQNVCGEVHGEIGSVEQGFAEADVVYEETFRTQRVQHASLETHGCVVYFERDERDERDERDERDDEGAEGTEGAEGAERIVVRSSTQVPFLTRRALCDLYDLPQDYVRVVAGRVGGGFGGKQEMLTEDIAVLAALKLHRPVKLEFTRAEQFHGATTRHPFTIGIRAGATRDGILTALQLRVVANTGAYGNHGPAVMFHSVGESMAVYRAPHKKVDAYSVYTNSVPAGAFRGYGLGQVTFAVESAMDELARRLGIDPLVFRERNIIGPGEPMVSPGGEEEDLHIASYGLDQCLRVVRDAIAEDRSAATAPEGWLVGQGTAMSMIATGPPGGHFADATVKLLADGGYDIAVGTAEFGNGTTTVHKQITAGALGTTVDRITIRQSDTDVVKHDTGAFGSAGTVVAGKAVMKAANALAERILSFAAEHARTPRGLCRLLADAVECEGRLVSLKELFEAGQEKGVELTADGHWGGSPRSVAFNAQWFSLAVDPDSGEIRILRSVHAADAGKVMNPMQCRGQVEGGVAQALGATLFEQVLLDEGGQVTTAAFRRYRLPAYADVPRTEVHFMETSDAIGPLGAKSMSESPFNPVAPAFANALRDATGVRFTEVPLLRDRVWQAMAERRPRTGGSGGAGGAGHLGGSAGPGRSGAAPE; from the coding sequence ATGAGCTTCTCGGTCACGGTCAACGAGCAGCCCTTCGAGGACGATCCGCGTCCCGGCCAGTGCCTGCGCACCTATCTGCGCGAGCGCGGCTGGTTCGGGGTGAAGAAGGGCTGTGACGCGGGGGACTGCGGCGCCTGCACGGTGCAGGTGGACGGTGAGCCGGTGCACAGCTGCCTCTATCCGGCGGTGCGGGCCGAAGGCCGTTCGGTGACCACTGTCGAAGGACTGGCCAAGGACGGCGAATTGCATCCGATGCAACAGCGCTTCCTGGACGCCCAGGGATTCCAGTGCGGTTTCTGCACCGCCGGTTTCCTGATGACCAGCTCCGCCCTGACGGATGATCAACTCGAGGACTTGCCAAGATCATTGAAGGGAAACCTGTGCCGCTGCACCGGCTACCGGGCGATCGAGGACGCGATCCGCGGCGTCACGCACACCGAACTGCCCTGCGCCGGACAGGCGGTGGGCCGCAACCTGGGCGCTCCGGCCGGACCGCAGGTGGTCACCGGCACCGCCCGCTACACCTTCGACCTGGAGGTCGAGGGACTGCTGCACCTGAAGCTGCTGCGTTCCCCGCACCCGCACGCCCGGATCGTCTCGATCGACACCTCGGCCGCGCTGCGGGTGCCCGGCGTGCACGCCGTCCTCACCCACCACGACGCCCCCGATCGCCATTACTCCTCGGCCCGCCACGAACATCCCACCGAGGACCCGGACGACACCCGCGTGCTGGACGACGTGGTCCGCTTCGTCGGGCAGCGGGTGGCGGCCGTCGTCGCCGACAGTGAGGGCGCGGCCGAGGAGGGGTGCCGGCGGATCGTGGTCGAGTACCGGCAGCTGCCGTACGTGATCGACCCGGAGCTCGCCATGGCCCCCGGCGCGCCGGTGCTGCACCCCAAGGGCCCCGAGGCCCGGATCGCCCGCCCCGAGCAGAACGTCTGCGGCGAGGTGCACGGCGAGATCGGCAGCGTCGAACAGGGGTTCGCGGAGGCCGACGTGGTCTACGAGGAGACCTTCCGTACCCAGCGGGTCCAGCACGCCAGCCTGGAGACCCACGGCTGCGTGGTCTACTTCGAGCGGGACGAGCGGGACGAGCGGGACGAGCGGGACGAGCGGGACGACGAGGGCGCGGAGGGTACGGAGGGCGCGGAGGGCGCCGAGCGGATCGTGGTCCGCTCCAGCACCCAGGTGCCCTTCCTGACCCGGCGCGCGCTCTGCGACCTCTACGACCTGCCGCAGGACTACGTCCGGGTGGTCGCTGGCCGAGTCGGCGGCGGGTTCGGCGGCAAACAGGAGATGCTCACCGAGGACATCGCGGTGCTGGCCGCACTGAAGCTGCACCGCCCGGTGAAGCTGGAGTTCACCCGTGCCGAGCAGTTCCACGGCGCCACCACCCGGCACCCGTTCACCATCGGGATCAGGGCCGGGGCCACCAGGGACGGCATTCTGACGGCCCTTCAGCTGCGCGTGGTCGCCAACACCGGCGCCTACGGCAACCACGGCCCGGCCGTGATGTTCCACAGCGTCGGCGAGTCGATGGCCGTCTACCGGGCGCCGCACAAGAAGGTCGACGCCTACTCCGTCTACACCAACTCCGTGCCGGCCGGGGCCTTTCGGGGCTACGGCCTGGGCCAGGTGACCTTCGCCGTGGAGTCGGCGATGGACGAGCTGGCCCGCCGCCTGGGCATCGACCCGCTGGTCTTCCGGGAACGCAACATCATCGGTCCGGGCGAGCCCATGGTCAGCCCGGGCGGCGAGGAGGAGGACCTGCACATCGCCAGCTACGGCCTCGACCAGTGCCTGCGGGTGGTCCGCGACGCCATCGCCGAGGACCGCAGCGCCGCCACCGCGCCCGAGGGCTGGCTGGTCGGCCAGGGCACCGCGATGTCGATGATCGCCACCGGGCCGCCCGGCGGCCACTTCGCCGACGCCACCGTCAAGTTGTTGGCGGACGGCGGCTACGACATCGCGGTCGGCACGGCCGAGTTCGGCAACGGCACCACCACCGTGCACAAGCAGATCACCGCCGGCGCGCTGGGCACCACGGTCGACCGGATCACCATCCGGCAATCCGACACCGATGTGGTCAAGCACGACACCGGCGCCTTCGGCTCGGCCGGCACGGTGGTGGCGGGCAAGGCGGTGATGAAGGCCGCGAACGCGCTGGCCGAACGGATCCTCAGCTTCGCCGCCGAGCACGCCCGCACGCCGCGCGGCCTGTGCCGGCTGCTGGCGGACGCGGTGGAGTGCGAGGGGCGCCTGGTCTCGCTCAAGGAACTCTTCGAGGCCGGGCAGGAGAAGGGCGTGGAGCTGACCGCGGACGGCCACTGGGGCGGCTCGCCCCGCTCGGTGGCCTTCAACGCCCAGTGGTTCAGCCTGGCCGTCGACCCCGACAGCGGGGAGATCAGGATCCTGCGCAGCGTGCACGCGGCCGATGCGGGCAAGGTGATGAACCCCATGCAGTGCCGCGGCCAGGTGGAGGGCGGCGTCGCCCAGGCGCTCGGTGCCACCCTCTTCGAACAGGTCCTGCTGGACGAGGGCGGCCAGGTCACCACCGCCGCGTTCCGCCGCTACCGGCTGCCCGCCTACGCCGACGTGCCGCGCACCGAGGTGCACTTCATGGAGACCTCCGACGCGATCGGGCCGCTGGGCGCCAAGTCGATGAGCGAGAGCCCGTTCAATCCGGTCGCGCCCGCCTTCGCCAACGCGCTGCGCGACGCCACCGGGGTGCGGTTCACCGAGGTGCCGCTGCTGCGCGACCGGGTCTGGCAGGCGATGGCCGAGCGGCGGCCGCGCACGGGCGGCTCGGGCGGCGCAGGTGGTGCGGGCCACCTGGGCGGCTCGGCAGGCCCGGGGCGCTCCGGCGCGGCTCCCGAGTAA
- a CDS encoding LCP family protein — MPTEPTPDPASADELVEIFKRAADGVPVPTAQLVAGGLERGRARRRRRTALAGAVAALALSTAGAMVVNGLSNPPITTSRALDLAAQSSPQSSQTTPARLDKAVNVLLIGLDSRKDLAGNELPEQFVRDQLRAGSSADGGYNTDTLLLLHIPADGGQVSGVSIPRDDYVQTYGVDGTNGAAAGPMDKISFTYGMAMAATQAKLAGRGLSASQLEQQGREAGRAATLATVQNLLGVQIDHFAEVDLASFYDIAQTIGPVQVCLKHAVSDPVRQGAGSGADFPAGVSSLNAADALAFVRQRHNLPNGDLDRIKRQQAFLAAVRTKLAKAGVLADLGKLQGLLGAVQKDVVIDDRWSVLDFLRQVPNLTGGEVRYSTLPIDGYETTKGMEVNLVDPAKAKALVQTLFTPQQAAAGAGPTDPGGGGGTGAPTGQADTTPQAGSLACVD; from the coding sequence ATGCCCACCGAGCCGACGCCGGATCCGGCGTCCGCAGACGAGCTGGTCGAGATCTTCAAACGCGCGGCCGACGGAGTCCCCGTCCCTACCGCGCAGCTGGTCGCCGGCGGCCTGGAACGCGGCCGGGCCCGGCGCCGCCGGCGGACCGCGCTGGCCGGCGCGGTCGCGGCGCTGGCTCTGAGCACCGCCGGCGCGATGGTGGTGAACGGGCTCAGCAACCCGCCGATCACCACCTCGCGGGCGCTGGACCTGGCCGCGCAGAGCTCGCCGCAGAGTTCACAGACGACGCCCGCGCGGCTCGACAAGGCCGTCAACGTGCTGCTGATCGGCCTGGACAGCCGAAAGGACCTGGCCGGCAACGAGCTGCCCGAGCAGTTCGTCCGGGACCAGCTGCGGGCCGGCAGCAGCGCGGACGGCGGCTACAACACCGACACCTTGCTCCTGCTGCACATCCCGGCCGACGGGGGCCAGGTCAGCGGGGTGTCCATCCCGCGCGACGACTACGTCCAGACGTACGGCGTGGACGGCACGAACGGCGCCGCGGCCGGCCCGATGGACAAGATCTCGTTCACCTACGGCATGGCGATGGCCGCCACCCAGGCGAAGCTGGCGGGTCGCGGGCTGTCCGCGAGCCAGCTGGAGCAGCAGGGCCGCGAGGCCGGACGAGCCGCCACCCTGGCCACCGTGCAGAACCTGCTGGGCGTCCAGATCGACCACTTCGCCGAGGTCGACCTGGCGAGCTTCTACGACATCGCCCAGACGATCGGCCCGGTGCAGGTCTGCCTCAAGCACGCCGTCTCGGACCCGGTGCGCCAGGGAGCAGGCTCGGGCGCCGACTTCCCGGCCGGGGTCAGCAGTCTGAACGCGGCGGACGCGCTCGCCTTCGTCCGCCAACGGCACAACCTGCCGAACGGCGACCTGGACCGGATCAAGCGTCAGCAGGCCTTCCTGGCAGCCGTCCGCACCAAGCTGGCGAAGGCCGGTGTCCTCGCCGATCTGGGCAAGCTCCAGGGGCTCCTCGGGGCGGTGCAGAAGGACGTGGTGATCGACGACCGGTGGAGCGTGCTGGACTTCCTGCGGCAGGTTCCCAACCTGACCGGCGGGGAGGTGCGTTACAGCACGCTGCCGATCGACGGGTACGAGACCACCAAGGGCATGGAGGTCAATCTGGTCGATCCGGCCAAGGCGAAGGCCCTGGTGCAGACGCTGTTCACCCCGCAACAGGCGGCGGCAGGCGCTGGACCAACAGACCCGGGCGGAGGTGGGGGCACCGGTGCCCCCACGGGCCAGGCCGACACGACGCCGCAGGCGGGCTCCCTCGCCTGCGTGGACTGA
- a CDS encoding peptide ABC transporter substrate-binding protein codes for MLTRRQLTLGAALATLALLAATVTGCARGSADDDRPIPAVPGGAYSVALTEPDHLTPGRTTSSYALQVLEGLFDTPLALDPHDGHPVPLAARSVTSSDQRVWTLNLRPDAVFHNGERVTAHSFAAAWEAAAYGPDGWGANAYFAQIDGYDQLNPTDGRQPATRHLTGLTVLDDTTLRVTLKAPFSQFPMLLAFPAFAPLPQAAFSDPDGFDLHPVGNGPFEMAGGWQHNQRIDLRRAASYTGPRPPMADAVHFRIFTSTDTAYTELSAGHVDFVTNVPAARAYEARRTFGHHYAVRPSGTMDYLGLPLWDPRYAKPEVRRALSMAIDRKGITRAIYNEVFIPADSLVAATIPGHRAGACGEACDYQPDKARELLQQAGGFSGRLELYFANSDPSYLQWMTAVANELRQNLGIRDIAFRTMPGADLTPILNNRKATGPYRQNWVADYPSEQDYLAGLLGRGNRPGWSSPDFDSLLARGDAAPTAEAGISYYQQAEDLALQQLPLIPLWNWQDQSAWSGRVGNVLFDPYVAGLHLEQVTVRH; via the coding sequence ATGCTGACGCGGCGTCAGCTCACCCTCGGTGCGGCGCTCGCCACGCTCGCGCTGCTCGCCGCGACCGTCACCGGCTGCGCACGCGGCAGCGCCGACGACGACCGTCCGATCCCCGCCGTCCCGGGCGGCGCATACTCCGTCGCGCTCACCGAGCCCGACCACCTGACCCCAGGGCGCACCACCAGCAGCTACGCGCTGCAGGTCCTCGAGGGCCTGTTCGACACCCCGCTCGCCCTGGACCCGCACGACGGCCACCCCGTCCCACTGGCGGCCCGCTCGGTGACCAGCAGCGACCAGCGGGTCTGGACCCTCAACCTGCGCCCCGACGCCGTCTTCCACAACGGCGAGCGGGTCACCGCCCACAGCTTCGCCGCCGCCTGGGAGGCCGCCGCCTACGGCCCCGACGGCTGGGGCGCCAACGCCTACTTCGCCCAGATCGACGGCTACGACCAGCTCAACCCGACCGACGGCCGCCAACCCGCGACCCGGCACCTGACCGGCCTGACGGTGCTCGACGACACCACCCTGCGGGTCACCCTCAAGGCCCCGTTCAGCCAGTTCCCGATGCTGCTCGCCTTCCCCGCCTTCGCGCCACTGCCGCAGGCGGCCTTCAGCGATCCGGACGGCTTCGACCTGCACCCGGTCGGCAACGGCCCGTTCGAGATGGCGGGCGGCTGGCAGCACAACCAGCGGATCGACCTGCGCCGGGCCGCCTCCTACACCGGCCCGCGCCCACCGATGGCCGACGCCGTCCACTTCAGGATCTTCACCAGCACCGACACCGCCTACACCGAACTGAGCGCCGGCCACGTCGACTTCGTCACCAACGTGCCCGCCGCCCGGGCCTACGAGGCCAGGCGCACCTTCGGCCACCACTACGCGGTGCGCCCCAGCGGCACCATGGACTACCTCGGGCTGCCGCTGTGGGACCCGCGCTACGCAAAGCCCGAGGTGCGCCGCGCACTGTCGATGGCGATCGACCGCAAGGGCATCACCCGGGCCATCTACAACGAGGTGTTCATCCCGGCCGACTCGCTGGTCGCCGCCACCATCCCCGGCCACCGGGCCGGCGCCTGCGGCGAGGCCTGCGACTACCAGCCGGACAAGGCACGGGAGTTGCTCCAGCAGGCGGGCGGCTTCAGCGGGCGGTTGGAGCTGTACTTCGCCAACTCCGATCCCAGCTACCTGCAGTGGATGACCGCGGTGGCCAATGAGCTGCGCCAGAACCTCGGCATCCGGGACATCGCGTTCCGCACCATGCCCGGCGCCGACCTCACCCCGATCCTCAACAACCGCAAGGCCACCGGCCCTTACCGGCAGAACTGGGTCGCCGACTACCCGAGCGAGCAGGACTACCTGGCCGGTCTGCTCGGCCGCGGCAACCGCCCCGGCTGGAGCAGCCCCGACTTCGACTCCCTGCTCGCCCGCGGCGACGCGGCCCCGACCGCCGAAGCGGGCATCTCCTACTACCAGCAGGCGGAGGACCTCGCGCTCCAGCAACTGCCACTGATCCCGCTGTGGAACTGGCAGGACCAGAGTGCCTGGAGCGGCCGGGTGGGCAACGTCCTGTTCGACCCGTACGTGGCGGGCCTGCACCTGGAGCAGGTGACCGTGCGGCACTGA
- the dacB gene encoding D-alanyl-D-alanine carboxypeptidase/D-alanyl-D-alanine endopeptidase: protein MRRIPLAAPTTPLAAVLVALLLTGSGPAPRSAPPTSPAPTGARAGNPPLATAALDRLLADPRLAGAAVSALVTDAATGEVRYQHSPDALLLPASTLKTVTAAAALDLLGPDHRFSTTVLATGPRTGAALAGDLVLRGGGDPSLLPADLETLAGQVAATGIREVSGSVLADASRYDDVPLGAGWAWDDQGAYYSPEISALTLTTDGDDDVGSVRLTLTPAEAPGHPATVRLTPAEAPVRISGRVDTGAPGGELTAEADRHPGGNEIVLSGSLPTDAGPTEEWVAVADPAQLTATVFAAALARHGVTVRGGVRQGQAPTGAAVLATHDSEPLTALLPPFLKLSNNGIAEHLVKEIGRVRSGSGSWAAGLDRLREFERRAGLAVTTARQVDGSGLSRQDLMTTQGLVSLLQFARSQPWFTAWYDALPVAGDPRRMVGGTLSNRLRDTAAQGRVHAKTGSMTGVEALAGYLDQADGHPLAFAVLFNNFTGQSPRSALDAFVVQLAGGTPARQAAPSTLEPNALEPNTPERPRGGHDWEATCTATQAC, encoded by the coding sequence GTGCGTCGCATCCCGCTCGCGGCACCAACCACGCCGCTTGCCGCCGTGCTGGTCGCCCTGCTGCTGACCGGGTCAGGGCCGGCCCCCCGATCGGCCCCACCCACCAGCCCGGCGCCCACCGGCGCCCGAGCCGGCAACCCCCCACTCGCCACCGCCGCGCTCGACCGCCTGCTCGCCGACCCGCGCCTGGCCGGCGCTGCGGTCTCCGCGCTGGTCACCGACGCCGCGACCGGCGAGGTCCGCTACCAGCACTCCCCCGACGCGCTGCTGCTCCCGGCCTCCACCCTGAAGACCGTGACGGCGGCGGCCGCCCTCGACCTGCTCGGCCCGGACCACCGTTTCAGCACCACGGTGCTCGCCACGGGCCCGCGCACCGGCGCCGCCCTCGCCGGCGACCTGGTGCTGCGCGGCGGCGGCGACCCCAGCCTGCTGCCGGCCGACCTGGAGACGCTGGCCGGGCAGGTCGCCGCGACCGGGATCCGGGAGGTGTCGGGGAGCGTACTGGCCGACGCCTCGCGCTACGACGACGTGCCACTGGGCGCCGGCTGGGCCTGGGACGACCAGGGCGCCTACTACAGCCCGGAGATCTCCGCGCTCACCCTCACCACCGACGGTGACGACGACGTCGGCTCGGTACGCCTCACCCTGACCCCGGCCGAGGCGCCCGGGCACCCCGCGACGGTGCGGCTCACCCCGGCCGAGGCGCCGGTGCGGATCAGCGGGCGGGTGGACACCGGTGCGCCGGGCGGCGAGTTGACGGCCGAGGCGGACCGACACCCGGGCGGCAACGAGATCGTGCTCTCCGGCAGCCTGCCGACGGACGCGGGGCCGACCGAGGAGTGGGTCGCCGTGGCCGACCCGGCCCAGCTCACCGCGACCGTCTTCGCGGCAGCCCTGGCCCGGCACGGCGTCACGGTGCGCGGCGGGGTGCGTCAGGGTCAGGCACCCACGGGCGCGGCCGTGCTGGCCACCCACGACTCGGAGCCGCTCACCGCACTGCTGCCGCCGTTCCTCAAGCTGAGCAACAACGGCATCGCCGAGCACCTGGTCAAGGAGATCGGTAGGGTGCGGTCCGGCTCGGGCAGCTGGGCCGCAGGACTCGACCGGCTGAGGGAGTTCGAGCGCCGTGCCGGTCTGGCGGTCACCACCGCCCGCCAGGTCGACGGCTCGGGGTTGTCCCGGCAGGATCTGATGACCACTCAAGGTCTCGTCTCCCTCCTGCAGTTCGCCCGTAGCCAGCCCTGGTTCACTGCCTGGTACGACGCGTTGCCGGTGGCCGGTGACCCGCGTCGGATGGTCGGCGGCACCCTGAGCAACCGGCTGCGCGACACCGCGGCCCAGGGGCGGGTGCACGCGAAGACCGGGTCGATGACGGGCGTGGAGGCACTGGCCGGCTATCTGGACCAGGCCGACGGACACCCCCTCGCCTTCGCCGTGCTGTTCAACAACTTCACCGGACAGAGCCCGCGTTCGGCGCTCGACGCCTTCGTCGTCCAACTCGCCGGCGGGACCCCGGCCCGCCAAGCGGCGCCAAGCACCCTTGAGCCGAACGCCCTTGAGCCGAACACCCCTGAGCGCCCCCGTGGCGGCCACGACTGGGAAGCCACCTGCACAGCGACCCAGGCATGCTGA
- a CDS encoding ABC transporter permease — translation MGRYLLRRLLYAVPVLLATTFLIHTLVFVLPGDPIQALAGDRPVPPSVVAELHRRYHLDDPLFVQYARYLRGLLSGDLGRTFTGEPVANALAGHWLVTLRLGLTAWFLETVLGIGLGVWAALRRGRWADRAVLGGTTLASAVPVYILGYLAQLVLGVRLGWFPVAGAEAGWPTAYLLPGLVLASFGAGYVARLTRSSVLESLSADYVRTATAKGLSRRRTVVVHALRNSLVPVVTFLGIELGSLLAGAVVTEYVFNLPGIGQQVFQAIQLREGPTVVGITTVLVLVFCLANLAVDLLYGLLDPRIRHD, via the coding sequence ATGGGCCGATACCTCCTCCGCCGCCTGCTCTACGCCGTCCCCGTCCTGCTGGCCACCACCTTCCTGATCCACACGCTCGTCTTCGTGCTGCCCGGCGACCCGATCCAGGCGCTGGCCGGGGACCGCCCGGTGCCGCCCTCCGTCGTGGCCGAGCTGCATCGGCGCTACCACCTCGACGACCCGCTCTTCGTGCAGTACGCCCGCTACCTGCGCGGCCTGCTCAGCGGCGACCTCGGGCGCACCTTCACCGGCGAACCGGTGGCGAACGCGCTGGCCGGGCACTGGCTGGTGACCCTGCGCCTGGGCCTGACCGCCTGGTTCCTGGAGACCGTGCTGGGCATCGGGCTCGGCGTCTGGGCCGCGCTGCGCCGCGGCCGCTGGGCCGACCGCGCGGTGCTGGGCGGCACCACGCTGGCCTCCGCCGTGCCGGTCTACATCCTCGGCTACCTGGCCCAACTGGTGCTCGGGGTGAGGCTGGGCTGGTTCCCGGTGGCCGGCGCGGAGGCCGGCTGGCCGACCGCCTACCTGCTGCCAGGCCTGGTGCTGGCCAGCTTCGGGGCCGGCTACGTGGCCCGGCTCACCCGCTCCTCGGTCCTGGAGAGCCTGAGCGCCGACTACGTGCGCACCGCGACCGCCAAGGGCCTGTCCCGGCGCCGGACGGTGGTCGTGCACGCGCTGCGCAACTCGCTGGTGCCGGTGGTCACCTTCCTCGGCATCGAGTTGGGCTCGCTGCTGGCGGGAGCGGTGGTCACCGAGTACGTCTTCAACCTGCCCGGGATCGGCCAGCAGGTCTTCCAGGCCATCCAACTGCGCGAGGGGCCCACCGTGGTGGGCATCACCACCGTGCTGGTGCTGGTCTTCTGCCTGGCCAACCTGGCCGTCGACCTGCTGTACGGCCTACTCGACCCGAGGATCCGGCATGACTAG
- a CDS encoding TetR/AcrR family transcriptional regulator, with protein MSTPPRAKAGRPPQIGREDIITTSVRVIDADGLDALTMRRIGAELDVTAMSLYRYLPNRDAVLAAVADRLIGEAAFEVDPGAPWPEALRRFALAYRRMLMAHPRAAPLLATHPVDLATGRALIAPALERLRAAGIPEEDGVAAVESVGVYLLGHALAQVGPPSGAGRVPRQGTADGYERCFNAGLNAMLAGFQQQFARV; from the coding sequence ATGAGCACACCGCCCCGGGCCAAGGCCGGCCGTCCCCCGCAGATCGGCCGCGAGGACATCATCACCACCAGCGTGCGGGTGATCGACGCCGATGGGCTCGACGCGCTGACCATGCGTCGGATCGGCGCCGAGCTGGACGTGACGGCGATGTCGCTCTACCGGTACCTGCCGAACCGGGACGCCGTGCTCGCCGCGGTGGCCGACCGGCTGATCGGCGAGGCCGCCTTCGAGGTCGACCCGGGCGCCCCCTGGCCCGAGGCGCTGCGCCGCTTCGCCCTGGCCTACCGCCGGATGCTGATGGCCCATCCGCGGGCCGCCCCGCTGCTGGCCACCCACCCCGTCGACCTCGCCACCGGGCGCGCGCTGATCGCCCCCGCGCTGGAGCGGCTGCGCGCGGCCGGCATCCCCGAGGAGGACGGCGTGGCGGCCGTCGAGTCGGTCGGCGTCTACCTGCTCGGCCACGCCCTGGCCCAGGTGGGCCCGCCGTCCGGCGCCGGACGGGTGCCGCGGCAGGGCACCGCGGACGGCTACGAGCGCTGCTTCAACGCCGGGCTGAATGCGATGCTGGCGGGCTTCCAGCAGCAGTTCGCCCGGGTCTAG
- a CDS encoding DUF6542 domain-containing protein, whose translation MLPALGLPVCGAAFDELTGSGLGPVFAVCAVLGAALAAALSSRAGWWWVTTSAPVTVLAVTSGSQYLAHHDAYHGSALATGAARWLVNAFPVMAAALLAALLVIVVRSILDRRGTRRETRRGARLGTRPEARGTAGRRGGSRSRRRAATAPRRSEGAD comes from the coding sequence GTGCTGCCCGCCCTCGGTCTGCCCGTGTGCGGTGCGGCGTTCGACGAGCTGACCGGCTCCGGGCTCGGCCCGGTCTTCGCCGTCTGCGCGGTACTCGGCGCGGCGCTGGCGGCCGCGTTGAGCAGCAGGGCGGGCTGGTGGTGGGTGACCACCAGCGCGCCCGTCACCGTGCTCGCGGTGACGTCGGGGAGCCAGTACCTGGCGCACCACGACGCCTACCACGGCAGCGCCCTGGCAACCGGTGCCGCGCGCTGGCTGGTCAACGCCTTCCCGGTGATGGCGGCCGCGCTGCTCGCCGCCCTGCTCGTCATCGTGGTCCGCAGCATCCTCGACCGCCGAGGAACCCGCCGCGAAACCCGCCGCGGAGCCCGCCTGGGAACCCGCCCGGAAGCCCGCGGGACGGCGGGCAGGCGCGGCGGCTCCCGGTCACGTCGCCGCGCGGCGACGGCGCCCCGTCGATCCGAGGGGGCCGACTGA
- a CDS encoding ABC transporter permease — protein MTSPQPVTARPDAAQPPPPPPPPARPRGERARTLPPGAARPSAVAAAAVLLLVTLMAAFPAPFIALLTHDTGRCELADSRIGPSLSHPFGFDVQGCDYLAQTVRGSRPSLVIGLAVTAGALALSVLLGLLAGFYGGWVDSLVSRTADVFFGLPFVLGATVVLVAFPDHGLGAMTLVLVVLGWTTMTRVMRAQVIGVKDADYVQAARSTGAGSARLMLRHVLPNAVTPVVVVAMLGVGSVISGEATLDFLGVGLQYPALSWGLELNAAQAYFLDFPHLLVFPALFLSATVLSFMVLGDAVRDVCDPRLR, from the coding sequence ATGACTAGCCCCCAGCCGGTGACGGCGCGGCCCGACGCCGCACAGCCGCCACCACCACCGCCACCGCCCGCCCGGCCGCGCGGAGAACGCGCCCGCACCCTGCCGCCGGGCGCGGCGCGCCCCAGCGCCGTGGCGGCCGCGGCGGTGCTACTGCTGGTCACGCTGATGGCCGCCTTCCCCGCCCCCTTCATCGCGCTGCTGACGCACGACACCGGCCGCTGCGAGCTGGCCGACTCCCGGATCGGGCCGAGCCTTTCGCACCCGTTCGGGTTCGATGTGCAGGGCTGCGACTACCTCGCCCAGACCGTCCGCGGCAGCCGGCCCTCGCTGGTCATCGGCCTCGCGGTGACGGCCGGGGCGCTGGCGCTGTCGGTCCTGCTCGGACTGCTGGCCGGGTTCTACGGCGGCTGGGTCGACTCGCTGGTCTCCCGGACCGCCGACGTCTTCTTCGGCCTGCCGTTCGTGCTCGGCGCCACCGTCGTACTGGTCGCCTTTCCCGACCACGGGCTCGGCGCCATGACCCTGGTGCTGGTGGTCCTCGGCTGGACGACCATGACGCGGGTGATGCGTGCCCAGGTGATCGGGGTGAAGGACGCCGACTACGTGCAGGCCGCGCGCTCCACCGGCGCCGGCTCGGCGCGACTGATGCTCCGTCATGTCCTGCCCAACGCCGTGACACCCGTCGTGGTGGTCGCGATGCTGGGCGTCGGCAGCGTCATCTCGGGCGAGGCGACGCTGGACTTCCTGGGGGTCGGCCTGCAGTATCCGGCGCTCTCCTGGGGGCTCGAACTCAACGCCGCGCAGGCCTACTTCCTCGACTTCCCGCACTTGTTGGTGTTTCCCGCGCTGTTCCTGTCGGCCACCGTGCTGAGCTTCATGGTGCTCGGCGACGCCGTCCGGGATGTCTGCGACCCACGACTCAGATAG
- a CDS encoding DUF6011 domain-containing protein has translation MRDQAPDQPEALLPVPTAEERLTVRVTCRGCGRVLHDPESRMLRLGPGCRHPGEPVRRHEVDQDALPGL, from the coding sequence GTGCGTGACCAGGCCCCGGACCAGCCCGAGGCGCTCCTGCCCGTTCCGACGGCCGAGGAGCGCCTGACCGTGCGTGTCACCTGCCGTGGGTGCGGCCGGGTGCTGCACGACCCCGAGTCCCGGATGCTCCGCCTCGGCCCCGGTTGCCGTCACCCCGGCGAGCCGGTGCGGCGACACGAGGTCGACCAGGACGCGCTGCCCGGTCTCTGA